TTTAGATTTAGAAACATTAAAATTATTAGAAAAAATCATTATTCAATATTCTGGAACTGTATTAATAGTAAGCCATGATAGACATTTTATTCAAAATACTGTAAACAAATGTTGGTTGTTTAAAGGAAATGGAGTAATTACCACACATATCGGTGCATATCAAAAATTAGTAGAAAAAGAAATAAAAAAAAATAAAAACAAAAAAAATGTATGTACTTTAAATAAAAAATTAAATTTATCAAATAAAAATCAACTTAAAAAAGAAATAGAAAAAACATTAAAAGAAATTGAACAGATAGAAAAAAATATCAACATTTTACAAAATCAAATTAATAAACCTGAATTTTTTAAAAAAAACATTGTTAATCAAATACCTATATTGAAAAAATTAAATTTAGAAGAAAAAAAATTAGAAAAAAAATTAATATCTTGGGAAAATTTAGAAAAAAATATACAAAACAGTTTAAAAAATTAATTTAAATTTAATATATTATTTTTTCATAAGGTATTATATAGATTTCATGCAATTAAAAGAACAACAATTTTTAAAATTAATTGAACAATTAAAACATTGAATAAATAATAAATGACATAAATTAAAAGCACAATTTACATAATTATCTGAAGGTTTATTGCATTGTTTACAAACAGATATTATATCTTCTGATATTTTTTCAATCATTCGGTTATCAAATACAAAATTACTACCTTTGAATAAAATAGGTAATCTTTTTTTCTTTGCTTGATTTACATATCCAATGATTCCACCTTCTATGTGATAAACATTCTTAAAACCATTAAAAATCATCCAAGATGTTGCTTTTTCACAACGAATTCCACCTGTACAATACATTACTATATTTTTATTTTTAGCATACTGCATCACTTTTATTACATTTTTTAATTGTTCTCGAAAAGTATTACTTTTAATTTCTAATGCATTAGGGAAATGACCTATTTTATATTCATAAGAATTTCTCATATCAACAAATATTGTATTTTTATCATTTAACATCAAATTAACTTTTTCCGCATTAATATATGTACCAACATTTTTAAATAAAAATAAGGGATTTTTAATCCCATCGTTAACAATACGTTTTTTAATTTTTACAGAAAGCAACCAAAATGCGTTTACATTATTAGTATGGAATGTTTTATTAATACGTAAACCATTTAATACTGGATTAAATTGATATAAAAATTTTTTAAACATTGAATATATATAAATAGGAATACTAATTTGAGCATTTATTCCTTCATGAGATATGTATACTCTACCTAATATCTTGTATTCAAAAAAATTTTTATAAATTTCGTCTCTAAAACTTTCAAGTTCTTTAATATAAAAATACTTATAAAAAGAAAGAACTAAACGCGGT
This region of Buchnera aphidicola (Aphis craccivora) genomic DNA includes:
- a CDS encoding rhodanese-related sulfurtransferase, with the translated sequence MSILHNYISKKELKNNILLKNEPRLVLSFYKYFYIKELESFRDEIYKNFFEYKILGRVYISHEGINAQISIPIYIYSMFKKFLYQFNPVLNGLRINKTFHTNNVNAFWLLSVKIKKRIVNDGIKNPLFLFKNVGTYINAEKVNLMLNDKNTIFVDMRNSYEYKIGHFPNALEIKSNTFREQLKNVIKVMQYAKNKNIVMYCTGGIRCEKATSWMIFNGFKNVYHIEGGIIGYVNQAKKKRLPILFKGSNFVFDNRMIEKISEDIISVCKQCNKPSDNYVNCAFNLCHLLFIQCFNCSINFKNCCSFNCMKSI